TTGCTGGTGGATGTTAATTTTGGTAGAATCTACCGAACAGGAGCTGCGCTATGGTTGAAGATCAGGATGAAAGAATCCTCGCCGAACTGCAGAAGGACGGCCGCGCCACCAACCAGCAGCTTGCCGAAACCGTGGGCATGTCGACCTCGGCGTGCTGGCGCCGGGTCCGCGCGCTGGAAGAGTCCGGCGTCATCTCGGGCTATTCGGCGCTGGTGGCGCGCGAGCGCGCCGGCTTTGCGACCTCGGCGATCCTGCACGTCTCGCTGGAGCGGCACGACGTCAAGTTCGTCGACGAGTTCGTCGCGCGGGTGACGCAGCGCCGCGAGGTGCTGGAATGCTTCGCGACCACAGGCGATGCCGACTATCATCTGCGCGTCGTCGTGCGCGACATGGACGCCTACAACAGATTCTTGGACGAATTCATGTTCCGGATCCCCGGCATCCGCCACGTGCGCACCAATGTGATTCTGAAGGAGATCAAGACCGGCGTGGCGCTGCCGTTTTAGCTCGTCGTTCGTGGTACGCGTCTCTCTCCCACGTCATTCCGGGGCGTGCGAAGCCCCGGCTCGACCGGGCGCCGCATGCGCGGGTGATGACGCCGCGTGTTTGGCACGTGATTCGAAAACAAACTCAGTGTCGTCCCGGCGAAGGCCCTAGGGCATGCACAGATCTCTGAGGGACCATCCAGCGGCTGCGGCGTGGAAGTATTGCAGGCCGTGTTTCATAGTGATGGGGCCCGGCGGTTTGGACGATGGATAGCCGTCCCAGCCGCCGAGCCGGCCGATAATCCAGGCGGCCCAAGCGAGGCTGTCAGGCGGGTGCGGGTTTCTCAGCCGCTTGCTTTGGGCTTCGAGGTTGCGATTGAGGGCGGCAAGTGTAGCGACTTCCCCAGCATTGAAGGCAATTCGGACAGACTGGTTGTCGCGACCATCGCGCGCCTGCACAAGCTGAAGGGAGATGACTGCCGCCTTGGCCGCGATCGCGACCAGCTTGAGAAGCCGCTCGGCGGTCCCGATCTGACTGTCTTCGAGCTTGAGGCCTTGTGTCTTCAAGATGCGGAAGAACTGCTCGATCAGCCACCGCCGCTTGTACCATTCGATAATGCGCCAGGCCTCTTCTGCATTCGTCACCGGATGCGTGGTGAGCAGCCGCCAGTGCAGCGGCTCGATCCCGGCCTGCGGCTCGATCTCGCGCACATCGACCAGGATCAAGGGTAGGCTTTTCGGCAGATGGCGCAGGAACTTGGTTTGCGGTCGGGCCAGTTCGACGGCGCCGAAGCGCAGATCGAGAAGCGCAGCCCGCTCAGGCCGTTGTGCTCGCGCAGGCAATACGATGGTCCGTTGTTCGATGCTGGTCATGGCCTCGCTGGCCGCATACAGGCCACAGCCATCCGCCAGCTTGCGATCATGCATGCTCCGGGCAATGACGTGGAACTGGTGTTCTGCGGCGCAGGCGTAGAGCGCGAAGATGTCGCTCTCGCGGTCGCCCAGCATGGTCACCATCGCAGCCTTCGCCAACAGCGGCTTGGCTGCCAGAGCGGTCGCGATCCAGCGTTGCGATTCTTTGTCCTTCAGATCGCGATTGTCGTGCGAGACGGTGCGGCGGCCCTGGCGGGTCCAGATCTCGCCGTGCAACAGGCCAAGGCAGCAGCCGCTTTCCGCGTCTGCGGCCAGCATCGGGTGCAGCAACACCCCGCGGGTGTTGCCATGACCGATCTCGCCCAAGCCACGCCGGTTTTGTGCCTTGGTGGCAAAATTGATCTCGCTGGTATCCTGGATCGCCAGCACATGGCGGCCTTCGGCCGCCATTACCGTACCATCGCTCCAGCTTTCGATTATCCGCGTCGTCGTCACCTTGGCATTGCCGAGAAAGCGGTTGAAGCGCACCTCCCGGGCACGCATGCCTCCTGCCAGCCGTCGCAGGCAGACATCCTTGCCCGCGACCATGCATTCGACGAGCGCCGCCCCCCTTTATCGAGGCGGAGATCCCCGAACCGACCTAATGACCAGTCAATTTGCGCCAGCATGTCGACACCTCCGCCAAAGCCGAAGTGCCGCAATATGAATCACACGAAATACCGATTCGGGAATCCCCACCCAACTAGATGTGTGCATGCCCTAGGGCGAAGGCCGGGACCCATTGCCACGAATGCGGATTATAGCACGACGTCGTGGCCACAGCATGCTTCAGCAACTCGACCTGTGGTTATGGGTTCTGGCTTTCGCCAGGACGACACCGATGATGAGGCGCGCCGGCGAGACCAACCGCCTCACACCTTCTCCTTCACGAACCTGTTCCGCAGCGTCCCGATGCCGGTGATGTCGATCTCGACCACGTCGCCGTCCTTCAAATCCGGCGAGGCGCCGTCGGTGCCCATCCAGATCACGTCGCCGGGCGACAGCGTGAAGTATTTCGAAAGCTCGACCAGGAAGGGCACGATGCCGAAGATCATGTCGTTGGTGCGGAAGCGGCCGGTCTCCTTGCCGTTGACGCGGATCGCGGTTTCCATGCGGTCGAGATCGACATCGGTCTCGATCCACGGGCCCATCGGCTTGAAGGTGTCGGCGTTCTTGGACCGCCACAGCCCGCGGTCGGCCTTCTGCCAGCTGCGCTCGGAGACGTCGTTGCCGATGGTGTAGCCGAACACGCAGTCCATCGCATTGGCTTCGGTGAGGTGTTTTGCCGTCTTGCCGATCACGACGACGAGCTCGCCCTCGTAATGGATCTTCTCAGTCGCGCTCGCCGGGATCACGACGTTCTCGTCGTGGGCGATCAGCGCGTTCTGCGCGCGGTAGCCGATCTCGGGACGATCGGGCACGTTCGGCACCGTACCGGCCTTGTCGGCGGCTTCCTTGAGGTGCTTCAGATAGTTCAGCCCGACGCAGTAGAAGGTGCGCGGGATCAGCGGCAGCTCGATCTTGACGTCCTTCAGGGTGTGGGTCTTCGCCGTCTTGCTCCATTCGCCGAATGGATCGCCGTCGACGGTGGTGACGGTGTCGCCCTCGACGAGGCCCCAAGAAGGAGTGCTTGCGGTGTTGCCCGCGGCAGTGAATTTCAGCCAGCGCATGATGATGTCCCTCTATTCCGCAGCCTGCGCGCGGATCTTCCAGGCGCCCGCGGCCGGGCGCTTGAGCCCGAGATTCTCGCGCAGCGTCGTGCCGGCGTAGTCCTTGTGGAACAGCCCGCGCTTCTGCAGTTCGGGCACCACGTGGTCGACGAAGTCGGCATAGGAGCCCGGCACATAGCTTGCCGCGACGACGAAGCCGTCACAGCCGCGGCCTGTGAACATCTCCTCCAGCCGGTCGGCGATCTCCTTCGGGCCGCCGACCATCGCGTCCTGCACCTGGCCGCGGCCGGAGAACGTGATGAAGTCGCGGGTCGAGGGATTGGTCTTGCCGGAGGTGCGCAGCACGCCGTCGCGGATGCCGAGCATGCCTTGCATGCCCTGCAACTCATCTGTGGTCAGCGGTTCGTCGATCCCCTTGGCGCCGAAATCGAAGTTGAGGCCTTCGGCGAGCAGCGACAGCGCGTCGATCTCGAGCGGCAGCTTCTGGATCACCGCCATCCGGTCCTCGGCCTCGGCCTTGGTCGCGCCGGTGACCGGCGTGATCAGGTTGCAGAGGAATATCTGGTCGGGATCGCGGCCGGCCTTGGCGGCTTCGCCCCGGATCGCGTCATAGCCCTGCTTGGCGTTGGCAAGGTTGCGCGCCGCGGTGAAGATCACCTCGCCCCAGCGTCCGGCGAAGCGCTGGCCGCGGCCGGAGGCGCCGGCCTGGATCACGACCGGATGGCCCTGTGCCGAGCGCGGCACCGTGAATGGCCCGCGCGAGGTGAAGAACGGTCCCTTGTGGTCGAGCCGCTTCACCTTGCTCGGATCGGCGAAGCGGCCGCTCGTCTTGTCGATCACCAGCGAGCCGTCTTCCCAGGCGTCCCAATGGCCGAGCACCACCTCCATGAACTCGTCGGCGCGGTCGTAGCGGTGATCGTGCTCGAGATGCTGCTCGCGGCCCATGTTGAGCGCTTCGCCGTCATTGACCGACGTCACCACATTCCAGGCGGCGCGGCCACCTGTCATCAAATCGAGCGTGGCAAAGCGGCGGGCGACGTCGAACGGCTCGAAATAGGTGGTGGACGCGGTCGAGGCGAGGCCGAGCTTGGTGGTGACCATGCCCATCGCGGTCAGCACCACGATCGGGTCCATCTTCACGCAGCGGATGCCGTATTCGACGGTGTGGGCGTGATCGTTGCCGTAGCGGTCGGGCATCGCCAGGCGATCGTCGAAGAACGCCATGTGGAATTTGCCGCGCTCCAGGATGCGCGCGATTTCCTGGTAGTAGTCCGCGGACATCGAGTCATCGCGCGACTCGGGGTGGCGCCAGGAGCCTGGCAGGTTGGTGCAGTTCTGCGCCTGCAAAAAGCCAACCAGCGCCATTTGCCGTGTCATGTCGTTCTCCTGTGCTCGGATGGTTCAGCGAAGATCGAGCTGGTCGGTCAGCTTGTAGTCGGCGGCGAGCGCCTTCAGCTTGTCCCAGGTCGCGTCCTCGATCTCGATGCCGTTCTTGCGCCGCTCGACTTCGCGCAGATGTTCGATCTCGCCCGGATAGAACACGCCGCGGCTGCCTTCCGAGGGCGGCGTCGACTTCAAATAGCGGGCGAAGTCGGCGACCT
The window above is part of the Bradyrhizobium sp. PSBB068 genome. Proteins encoded here:
- a CDS encoding Lrp/AsnC family transcriptional regulator, which produces MVEDQDERILAELQKDGRATNQQLAETVGMSTSACWRRVRALEESGVISGYSALVARERAGFATSAILHVSLERHDVKFVDEFVARVTQRREVLECFATTGDADYHLRVVVRDMDAYNRFLDEFMFRIPGIRHVRTNVILKEIKTGVALPF
- a CDS encoding IS4 family transposase; amino-acid sequence: MVAGKDVCLRRLAGGMRAREVRFNRFLGNAKVTTTRIIESWSDGTVMAAEGRHVLAIQDTSEINFATKAQNRRGLGEIGHGNTRGVLLHPMLAADAESGCCLGLLHGEIWTRQGRRTVSHDNRDLKDKESQRWIATALAAKPLLAKAAMVTMLGDRESDIFALYACAAEHQFHVIARSMHDRKLADGCGLYAASEAMTSIEQRTIVLPARAQRPERAALLDLRFGAVELARPQTKFLRHLPKSLPLILVDVREIEPQAGIEPLHWRLLTTHPVTNAEEAWRIIEWYKRRWLIEQFFRILKTQGLKLEDSQIGTAERLLKLVAIAAKAAVISLQLVQARDGRDNQSVRIAFNAGEVATLAALNRNLEAQSKRLRNPHPPDSLAWAAWIIGRLGGWDGYPSSKPPGPITMKHGLQYFHAAAAGWSLRDLCMP
- a CDS encoding fumarylacetoacetate hydrolase family protein, giving the protein MRWLKFTAAGNTASTPSWGLVEGDTVTTVDGDPFGEWSKTAKTHTLKDVKIELPLIPRTFYCVGLNYLKHLKEAADKAGTVPNVPDRPEIGYRAQNALIAHDENVVIPASATEKIHYEGELVVVIGKTAKHLTEANAMDCVFGYTIGNDVSERSWQKADRGLWRSKNADTFKPMGPWIETDVDLDRMETAIRVNGKETGRFRTNDMIFGIVPFLVELSKYFTLSPGDVIWMGTDGASPDLKDGDVVEIDITGIGTLRNRFVKEKV
- a CDS encoding LLM class flavin-dependent oxidoreductase — protein: MTRQMALVGFLQAQNCTNLPGSWRHPESRDDSMSADYYQEIARILERGKFHMAFFDDRLAMPDRYGNDHAHTVEYGIRCVKMDPIVVLTAMGMVTTKLGLASTASTTYFEPFDVARRFATLDLMTGGRAAWNVVTSVNDGEALNMGREQHLEHDHRYDRADEFMEVVLGHWDAWEDGSLVIDKTSGRFADPSKVKRLDHKGPFFTSRGPFTVPRSAQGHPVVIQAGASGRGQRFAGRWGEVIFTAARNLANAKQGYDAIRGEAAKAGRDPDQIFLCNLITPVTGATKAEAEDRMAVIQKLPLEIDALSLLAEGLNFDFGAKGIDEPLTTDELQGMQGMLGIRDGVLRTSGKTNPSTRDFITFSGRGQVQDAMVGGPKEIADRLEEMFTGRGCDGFVVAASYVPGSYADFVDHVVPELQKRGLFHKDYAGTTLRENLGLKRPAAGAWKIRAQAAE